From Rissa tridactyla isolate bRisTri1 chromosome 10, bRisTri1.patW.cur.20221130, whole genome shotgun sequence:
cttccccctccatctcctcaACCAGGCCATGGAGGAGGGCATGGAGAAGTGCTGTGGCACCGGGCACCAGCCGCTGCTGCGGGGACTCAGCTTCTTCCAGCCGGTGGAGTACTGCCCGCACAACGTGAGTCCTCTGCCCTGCGTCCATCCCGCGGGCGCTGGGGGTCGGCTGGGACACAGGGAGGTGGATCTGGGATGGTGGGAAGCGGCAGTAAAGTGGGGTGCACCAGGGGGTGGGTtgggcaggggtgggggagggcggcGTCGCCCAGGTGTGAGTCAGCCCCACCAGCCGCCCGGTGAGCAGGTAGGGTGCTGGCGGGGATCCGACCACGCTCCCCACCCTGggttccccatgctgcgtgccgCAGACATGTGTCCTGGCCCACGGGCACACAGCCACTTGCCACGCACCCTGCCAAAAGTCCCTCTCCTCAGTGTGGCCGCCCCGGCTCCAGCCCCCACGGTGACTGTCCCCAACACCGGGTTTTGATGGACACCCTCTCCAGCTTGGTTATGTGTGCAGGGGACGGGGAAGCCATGGGGCCTCGGTGCTCCTGCtttgccccccctcagccccagggCCACCGCCTTCTCTGGGCAAATAAACCACAGGCGGAAGTGCAATTAGTCACCGGAGTTTCTCGTCtgccgcagcagccgcagggcaGGAACACCATGTCCCAGGGACAAGCCCCAGCATGGCCAGGACGGGGATGGGGGGGCCCCAGCAGGGACCCCTCTGCAGGCAGGGTCCCGCCAAGCACCCGTGACACGAGTTTTGGCATTCTCAGCCAGGCATGGAGTGAGGCACAGCCAAATCCCTTCGTCTTCCCCCACGCGGAGCAGACAGCTCACTGCCGCTGACTCACGCTGCTGGCAGGGCGAGCCGGGAGGGGACCCCTGGCTCCGAGCATCGGTGGGGGGCCAAGTGTGGATGCCCCGGTGCCTGGTATCccccttcatccccagccccCTGCTGAGCCCTGGAGACAgggagggctggctttggggTGACGGCCCCGCAGTGCCGGCACCGATAACCACATCCAGatagggtgggaggggagggcaggatcTGACACCACGCGGGGACTGCAGGAGGGGCTGCGgatgtgttttttccccaaaagttttCCCAACCGGGAGGGGAGTTTGGGCAATCGGGTGCTCCCCAAAATATCTCACAGCTGGAGCTGGTGCCCACCCATGAGGGTATGTTGGGGTCGGGGTGCTGGTTTCACGCAGCCACCCCGTGCTTGGCCACAGGTGAACCTCTCGGCACCGGTGGTCAACACCAGCTGCTGGGACCAGCCCACCCTCGTCCCTGCCACCTCCTATAAAGTGGACCTGTTCAATGGGCACCTGTCCGGCATCCTCCTCACCTCCATCTTCGTCACCGCCCTGGGGGATGTCACCGTGGCCCACCTGGGCACAGCAGAGGGACGCATCTTCCAGGTGGGATGGGGGgccgggtggggtgggggagtccCGGCAGGGTGAGGGGGTGCATTCAGCCCCCCACTCTGCCCCGCCCCAGATGGTGCTCCAGCGCTCCAGCTCCTACCTCCTCACCTTGTCCAACTTCTCCctgggggagccggggccggtgCGGGGTGCCATGGGGCTGCAGAGCCGCTCGCTGTTCTTCACCACCGGCACCAAGGTAAGTGGAGGAGTCCAGGGGGTGCGGGGCGGGCGCCGAGCCCCACGTAATACCCTACTCACCTCCGCTCTCGGTCCCCAGGTGTGGCGCCTGAATGTCACCGGCCCCGGCTGCCGCCACTTCTCCACGTGCCAGCGCTGCCTGCGGGCCGAGCGCTTCATGGGCTGCGGCTGGTGCGGGGACGGATGCACACGCCACCATGAGTGCACCGGCCCCTGGGTCCAGGACAGCTGCCCGCCCGTCCTCACTGACGTAGGTCTGCGCCGgtgtccccccctgcaccccacagctccTGGGCACTCggatggggagggaggtgggaccgTCCGGAGACCCCCTCCCCGGGATTGGTGTTGCACCCCTCGGGGAAGGGGCTTTCTGAACCTGCGGCCGTCACCGGGGTTTCAGGGCTGGGGGTGACGTGGGTGCCTCTCCCGCAGTTCCACCCCCGGAGTGCCCCGCTGCGGGGCCGGACACGGGTGACGCTCTGCGGCATGACCTTCCACTCCCGCCTGGACCCTGACCCCCGACGCAGCCCCCCCGGTGCCTACCGGGTGACGGTGGGACAGCGAGGCTGTGCCGTGCTGCCggaggagagcaggagccacaggtGTGTGGTGGTGCCGGGGGCGGTGCTGACAGCAGAGAGGGGTCCAGGGCTGCCCCCCTGGCCTGGGGCTGACCCCCCATCACCATCCCgcagacccctgcccacctcccgcCGCAAGGACTTCGTGGATGTGCTGGTGTGCGAGATGGAGCCAGGGGGCCCGGCAGCTGTGGGGGGCCCAGCCGACGTGGTGCTCACTGTGGACGAACCCGCCAGACCCTCTGGCTTCCACGTCCATGGCTCGGCCACCCTCGGTGGCTTCGTCTTCGTGGTACGGCCCCACGCTGGTGGTCATCCCTGGCAGGGTCTGGAGGAGGGCTGGCTCACCCACCCAGCCCACCAACACTGTCTCTGCCCAGGAGCCCCGCATCAGCAGCTTGCACCCCCTGTTTGGCCCCCGGGGGGGTGgcacccacctcttgctccacgGCACCCACCTCTCAGCAGGGAGCAGCTGGCGGGTGATGGTCAATGGCTCTGAGTGCCCCCTGGCCGGGCAGCCCAGGTACGTCTCTTCCCTCCCCTCGCCGGGCACAGTGGGGTCCCTGGCCTGGGGATGGGCATGGTACCCCCCCCGCAGTcctgctgtcccctccatccACAGCCAGCGTGTCCCCAGGCAGGGCGATGGGGTGATTCAGTGCACGTCTCCCGCCGTCGGTGGCCTGGGCGCAGCCTGGGTGTCCCTGTGGATCGACGAGGAGGAGTTCCCGGCCCCCTTGCCCTTCCAGTACCGCCCCAATCCCTTCGTTTCGGCCGTCATCCCCACCTGCAGCTATGAGTGAGTGCACGGGCTCCCTTCCCCTGCGGGGGACAGCCCCAACCTCCCCACCACCCCTGGCCGGGCTGGGGAACGCATGCACCCCAGGGACCATGTTCATCCTGGGGCCCACGTGCACCCTGGGGACTGCATGCACCCCAGGGGCCATGTTAACCTTGGGGGCCACGTGCACCCTGGGAACCCCATACACTCTGGGGACCATGCGCACCCCAGAGACCGTTTTAATCCCTGGGGACCACGTGCACCCCGGGGACCATGTGCACCCTGGGGCCCTGAACCCTGCCCACCGCAGGGGCTCAATGCTCACCGTCATCGGCACCCACTTGGACTCTGTGTATCGCGCCAAGATCCGCTTTGAAGCCAGCGGTGTGAGGACCAAAGCCACGGTAAGCGCCAGGGCAGGAGGCCGTCACCTCCCATCCCTGTCCtgccgtccccgtccccgggcaccgtgctgccccggcacccagcatccccctgcctgcaggaGTGCGAGAGCCCGCAGGCACCGGAGCGGCTGCTGTGCCGCAGCCCGGCCTTCCCCTTCGAGAGCAAGGTGGAGACGGCGCCGGGGAACCTGAGCGTGCTGCTGGACGGTGGCGCCGGCCACTGGCTCTTCCGCCTCCGCTACTACCCCCAGCCCAAGGTCTTCCCCTTGGAGCAGGAGGGCAAGCGCCTCCGCCTCAAGCCCGGCGAGGACGAGATCGAGGTGCACGTACGTGGGGCGGTGGGGTGAGCCAGGGTGGTGGGGGTCCCACCGCTGGGACCCCCGAGCTCAGGGCGCTGTGTCCGGGCAGCAATTGGGGCTGGATGCCGTGGCCGCCTGCTTGAACATCACCATGACGGTGGGAGGCCGGGACTGCCACCCCAACGTGCTGAAGAACGAGGTGACGTGCCGCCTGCCCCGTGAGCTGCACCTGCCCCCGGACGGGGCCCCCGTGGAGGTAAGCACCCCCCAAGTGGGTGAGCCACCCCCTggtgtccccaaccccatccccgCTGAGCCCCTGCTCCCCCAGATCTGCATGAACGGCGCCTGCGAGGcgctgggctgggtgctgcccgCCGCCACCTCGCTGGACCTGGccgccagcctggccctgggcacCGGCATCACCTTCCTGCTCTGCTGCGTCCTGGCCGCCGTGCTGCTCCGCTGGCGATGGAGGAAGAGGGGAGGTGAGTGCTGCGCTCCCCCGGGCACCCTGCTGTCCCCCGGCCCTCCgccgtgccaccccctgcccaccccactgcTGCCCGCAGGGACGGAGAACCTGGAGCTGTTGGCGCAGCCCGGCCGCAGCGACACCCCCGCCACCACTCAGCGCCCCGGCGTCGACTACAGGGAGGTGCTGGGTAAGTGGGTGTCACCGGCGGGTGGTGGCATGCTGggtgcctgccccagccctcaccctgcctctgcctgtgccGCAGTGCTGCCCACGGCAGGCAGTCCTGGCCCAGTGGGGCCACGGGCACGATTCGCCGGTGCCGGTGCTGGTGCTGGCAGGGCCGCCGGCGGCTCCCCTGTGCCCCTGCTTAGGGCCACGTCCTGCTGCCTGGAGGACCTGCAgccggagctgctggaggaggtgaAGGACATCCTCATCCCCGAGGAGCGGCTCGTCACCCACCGCCACCGGGTCATCGGCAAAGGTGACGCTGCTCCCCCATTTGGCTCTGGCATCGCCCGCTCACCGTGCGCGGTGCCAGCTTCATGCCACCTGTCACCGCAGGGCACTTCGGCAGCGTCTACCATGGCACCTATGTAGACCCACTGCTGGGGGAGCTCCACTGCGCCGTCAAGTCCCTGCACCGTGAGTAGCACCCGCTCCCACGGCACGATCCcgcggcacggcatggcacggcggTGGAGCACTCCACAGCTCGGCTCTCTGCAGGCATCACAGAcgtggaggaggtggaggagttCCTGCGCGAGGGCATCCTCATGAAGAGCTTCCACCACCCCCAGGTGCTCTCGCTGCTGGGGGTGTGCCTGCCCCGCCACGGGCTGCCCCTCGTCGTCCTGCCCTACATGCGCCATGGGGACCTGCGACACTTCATCCGCGCCCAGGAGCGGGTACGGGGACACCCTAGGaagggggggaaggcagggggacaAGGTCACCTCGCTCACCGCTCCCACCCCGCAGAGCCCCACAGTGAAGGACCTCATCGGCTTCGGGCTGCAGGTGGCCCTGGGCATGGAGTACCTGGCCGAGAAGAAGTTTGTGCATCGGGACCTGGCGGCCAGGAACTGCATGTGAGTGTGGCTGTGCCCCCCGGAGCCCTACCGTGGGGTCACCCCATGGGCCTGAGGCTGGGCACGGGGGGTGTTGCCTGGtggccccccccaaaaaaggtgtCCCACAGGCTGGACGAGTCGCTGACGGTGAAGGTGGCTGACTTCGGGCTGGCACGGGATGTGTTCGGCAAGGAGTACTACAGCATCCGGCAGCACCGCCACGCCAAGCTGCCCGTCAAGTGGATGGCGCTGGAGAGCCTCCAGACCCAAAAATTCACCACCAAGTCGGATGTGGTAGGCACgactcccatccccatcccccgtCCCCATCCTGACCAGCCTCCCCATGGCGGCTCTCTGCTCGGCAGTGGTCCTTCGGGGTGCTCATGTGGGAGCTGCTGACGCGGGGGGCATCGCCGTATCCCGGGGTTGACCCCTACGACATGGCCCGTTACCTGCTGCGGGGGAGACGCCTGCCACAGCCCCGACACTGCCCCGACACCctgtgagtggggctggggggtgggcagggtggcGGGAGGAGGGGTCCCgagggggctgctggtgctgatGGGGGTGTTGCGGCAGGTACGGGGTGATGCTGAGCTGCTGGGCGCCGGCGCCCGAGGAGAGACCGTCCTTCACGGGGCTGGTGGGCGAGCTGAAGCATGTCCTGGCCACGCTGGAGGGCGAGCACTACGTCAACCTGGCCGTCACCTACATCAACCTGGAGCGCGGccctcctttcccccccgcccccctgggTCAGCTGCCCGATGgcgaggatgaggatgag
This genomic window contains:
- the MST1R gene encoding macrophage-stimulating protein receptor isoform X1, with the translated sequence MGPSCCVCLLLMLALAPLGASAWQCPRIPYSSTRNFSIPYVLPSLEAGSPVQNVAVFTDSSGPAAIFVAVRNRILLASPELHILSVLITGPVGSAECEICRLCPAITDGPEDTDNVLLLLDPLEPWLYSCGTARRGLCYQHQLEVRDGKVAITTTHCLYSATGNSPPSCPDCVASPLGTSATVVATSYASFFYLGSTINSSVAAQYSPQSVSVRRLKGTLDGFSNDFQWLTVLPQYRDNYTIHYVHSFADGDHVYFLTVQPERPGSAAYHTRLARLSTHERDLRHYRELVLDCRFESKRRRRRSIEGDTERDVTYNVLQAAHAARPGARLARELGINDTDTVLFGAFAESRPESRVPREDSAVCAFPLHLLNQAMEEGMEKCCGTGHQPLLRGLSFFQPVEYCPHNVNLSAPVVNTSCWDQPTLVPATSYKVDLFNGHLSGILLTSIFVTALGDVTVAHLGTAEGRIFQMVLQRSSSYLLTLSNFSLGEPGPVRGAMGLQSRSLFFTTGTKVWRLNVTGPGCRHFSTCQRCLRAERFMGCGWCGDGCTRHHECTGPWVQDSCPPVLTDFHPRSAPLRGRTRVTLCGMTFHSRLDPDPRRSPPGAYRVTVGQRGCAVLPEESRSHRPLPTSRRKDFVDVLVCEMEPGGPAAVGGPADVVLTVDEPARPSGFHVHGSATLGGFVFVEPRISSLHPLFGPRGGGTHLLLHGTHLSAGSSWRVMVNGSECPLAGQPRYVSSLPSPGTVGSLAWGWAWYPPRSPAVPSIHSQRVPRQGDGVIQCTSPAVGGLGAAWVSLWIDEEEFPAPLPFQYRPNPFVSAVIPTCSYEGSMLTVIGTHLDSVYRAKIRFEASGVRTKATECESPQAPERLLCRSPAFPFESKVETAPGNLSVLLDGGAGHWLFRLRYYPQPKVFPLEQEGKRLRLKPGEDEIEVHQLGLDAVAACLNITMTVGGRDCHPNVLKNEVTCRLPRELHLPPDGAPVEICMNGACEALGWVLPAATSLDLAASLALGTGITFLLCCVLAAVLLRWRWRKRGGTENLELLAQPGRSDTPATTQRPGVDYREVLVLPTAGSPGPVGPRARFAGAGAGAGRAAGGSPVPLLRATSCCLEDLQPELLEEVKDILIPEERLVTHRHRVIGKGHFGSVYHGTYVDPLLGELHCAVKSLHRITDVEEVEEFLREGILMKSFHHPQVLSLLGVCLPRHGLPLVVLPYMRHGDLRHFIRAQERSPTVKDLIGFGLQVALGMEYLAEKKFVHRDLAARNCMLDESLTVKVADFGLARDVFGKEYYSIRQHRHAKLPVKWMALESLQTQKFTTKSDVWSFGVLMWELLTRGASPYPGVDPYDMARYLLRGRRLPQPRHCPDTLYGVMLSCWAPAPEERPSFTGLVGELKHVLATLEGEHYVNLAVTYINLERGPPFPPAPLGQLPDGEDEDEDNKEGEEDEEEEEEEEDMAEC
- the MST1R gene encoding macrophage-stimulating protein receptor isoform X2; the protein is MGPSCCVCLLLMLALAPLGASAWQCPRIPYSSTRNFSIPYVLPSLEAGSPVQNVAVFTDSSGPAAIFVAVRNRILLASPELHILSVLITGPVGSAECEICRLCPAITDGPEDTDNVLLLLDPLEPWLYSCGTARRGLCYQHQLEVRDGKVAITTTHCLYSATGNSPPSCPDCVASPLGTSATVVATSYASFFYLGSTINSSVAAQYSPQSVSVRRLKGTLDGFSNDFQWLTVLPQYRDNYTIHYVHSFADGDHVYFLTVQPERPGSAAYHTRLARLSTHERDLRHYRELVLDCRFESKRRRRRSIEGDTERDVTYNVLQAAHAARPGARLARELGINDTDTVLFGAFAESRPESRVPREDSAVCAFPLHLLNQAMEEGMEKCCGTGHQPLLRGLSFFQPVEYCPHNVNLSAPVVNTSCWDQPTLVPATSYKVDLFNGHLSGILLTSIFVTALGDVTVAHLGTAEGRIFQMVLQRSSSYLLTLSNFSLGEPGPVRGAMGLQSRSLFFTTGTKVWRLNVTGPGCRHFSTCQRCLRAERFMGCGWCGDGCTRHHECTGPWVQDSCPPVLTDFHPRSAPLRGRTRVTLCGMTFHSRLDPDPRRSPPGAYRVTVGQRGCAVLPEESRSHRPLPTSRRKDFVDVLVCEMEPGGPAAVGGPADVVLTVDEPARPSGFHVHGSATLGGFVFVEPRISSLHPLFGPRGGGTHLLLHGTHLSAGSSWRVMVNGSECPLAGQPRQGDGVIQCTSPAVGGLGAAWVSLWIDEEEFPAPLPFQYRPNPFVSAVIPTCSYEGSMLTVIGTHLDSVYRAKIRFEASGVRTKATECESPQAPERLLCRSPAFPFESKVETAPGNLSVLLDGGAGHWLFRLRYYPQPKVFPLEQEGKRLRLKPGEDEIEVHQLGLDAVAACLNITMTVGGRDCHPNVLKNEVTCRLPRELHLPPDGAPVEICMNGACEALGWVLPAATSLDLAASLALGTGITFLLCCVLAAVLLRWRWRKRGGTENLELLAQPGRSDTPATTQRPGVDYREVLVLPTAGSPGPVGPRARFAGAGAGAGRAAGGSPVPLLRATSCCLEDLQPELLEEVKDILIPEERLVTHRHRVIGKGHFGSVYHGTYVDPLLGELHCAVKSLHRITDVEEVEEFLREGILMKSFHHPQVLSLLGVCLPRHGLPLVVLPYMRHGDLRHFIRAQERSPTVKDLIGFGLQVALGMEYLAEKKFVHRDLAARNCMLDESLTVKVADFGLARDVFGKEYYSIRQHRHAKLPVKWMALESLQTQKFTTKSDVWSFGVLMWELLTRGASPYPGVDPYDMARYLLRGRRLPQPRHCPDTLYGVMLSCWAPAPEERPSFTGLVGELKHVLATLEGEHYVNLAVTYINLERGPPFPPAPLGQLPDGEDEDEDNKEGEEDEEEEEEEEDMAEC